A segment of the Flavobacteriales bacterium genome:
GTTGCTTCCTCAATGGCCATCGATCTCCTTGCGCGAACCCGCGTTGGTTAGGCCGATGCTCGTCTTCGCAGCGCCGCTTGTCCTTGCGGGCCTCGCGGGCATGGTGAACGAGATGGGCAGTCGCGTGCTGCTGAAGTACTTGCTCCCTGCCGATACCGCCGATGCGCAGCTCGGTGTCTTTGGTGCGTGCTACAAGCTGGCGGTGCTAATCACGCTCTTCATTCAGGCGTTCCGTTTTGCGGCGGAGCCCTTCTTCTTCAGCAAGGCGGCCGACCCCAAGGCCAAGGAGACGTTTGCACGCATCAACAACCTCTTCGTTGCTTTCTGCATGAGCGCCTTCCTGGTGGTGATGCTATTCATGGATCTCTTCAAGTGGTTCATCCCGAACCCCGCGTACTGGGAAGGCCTGCGCATCGTGCCCATCATCATGCTGGCGAACGTCTTCCTCGGCATCTACTACAACCAGAGCGTCTGGTACAAGGTCACGGACCGCACGCGCGTAGCTGGGACCATTGCACTCGTTGGTGCGGTGCTCACGCTCGTGGGCAACCTGGCACTGGTGCCCTGGCTCGGCTATATGGGCAGTGCGTGGGCTACGCTCATCTGCTACGCCTCCATGACCGTGATCAGCTACGTATGGGGTCAGCAGCACTGGCCGGTGCCGTACAACGTTGGTCGCGTGCTGATGTACATGGCAGGGGCAATGGTGTTGTGGTGGGGAAGCGAGCAACTTGCGCTTGAAGGCCCGCTCAACTATGCGGTCCGCGCAGCCGCGCTGTTGGCATTTGTGGGTGTTGTTTGGAAGATCGAACGGCCTGCGATCCGACCTTTGGCGACATGACTGCGACCACTTCGGAAGGACTTGCCATCCGCATCATCAACAAAGGCAAGCACCCCCTCCCCTCTTACGCCACCACTCACAGCGCTGGCATGGACCTCCGCGCCAATCTCGTGGCGCCTATCGTTCTGGCTCCGGGCCAACGGGCGCTCATCCCCACCGGCCTCATCCTCGAACTCCCCGAAGGCACCGAGGCCCAGGTGCGTCCACGCAGTGGGCTGGCCTTCAAGCACGGGGTCACGGTATTGAACGCGCCGGGCACCATCGACGCAGACTACCGCGGCGAGGTCGGCGTGCTGCTGATCAATCATGGGCAGCTGCCCTTCGAGGTGAAGGATGGGGAGCGCGTGGCGCAGTTGGTCTTCGCCCCATGCCTGCGGGCCACTTTGCTGGAAAGTGCGGACCTTCGCGCCACTGAACGCGGAGCGGGCGGCTTCGGGCATACCGGCACCCGCTGAGAAGAGAACCGAATGAAGATCATCGTCCCTATGGCGGGCATGGGCAAGCGGATGCGTCCGCACACCCACACCACCGCCAAGCCCTTGCTGCCCATCGCGGGCAAGCCCATCGTGCAACGCCTCGTGGAGGATCTGGCCGCCGTGGCCGGTGAGCCTGTGGAAGAGGTCGCCTACGTGGTGCATCCCTCCTTCGGCGTAAAGGTCGAGGAAGAGCTCATGGCCATCGCCACGGCCATCGGCGCCAAAGGCAGCATCCATTACCAGGAGGTGGCGCTCGGAACGGCGCATGCCATCCTCTGCGCGGAGAAAGCGCTCAGCGGCCGCGTGATCGTGGCCTTCGCCGATACGCTCTTCCGCGCGCAGCTCAAGCTCGACAAGGACTGCGATGGCGTGATCTGGGTGAACAAGGTCGAGGACCCCAGGCCCTTCGGCGTGGTGAAGCTCGATGGCGAAGGCATCATCACCGAGTTCGTGGAGAAGCCGCAGACCTTCGTGAGCGACCTGGCCATCATCGGCATCTACTATTTCGCCGATGGCGAGCGCCTCCGCAACGAGATGCAGTGGCTCATCGACAACGATGTGAAGGACAAGGGCGAGTACCAGCTCACCAACGCCATGGAGAACATGAAGCGCAAGGGCGCGCGCTTCAAGGCCGGCAGCGTGGATGTGTGGATGGACTGCGGCAACAAGAACGCGATGGTGGATACCAACACCAAGGTGCTCGGCTTCCTGAAGGATGCACCCGGGCTGGTGAGCCCCAAGGCGAGGCTCAACGGCAGCCTGGTGATCTCGCCCTGCTTCATCGGCGAGAACGTGACGCTGGTGAACAGCATCATCGGGCCGAACGTTTCCCTGGAGCCCGGCGCGCTTGTTGAGAACAGCGTGGTGCGCAATTCGATCCTGCGCGGCGATTCGCGTGTACTGGACGCCGTGATCGACAACAGCATGATCGGGCAGCGCGCGCAAGTGACCGGCAGGGCCATGGACCTCAGCCTGAGCGACGATAGCACCGTTTCCTGATCAACAAGCGCATGCAGCAGCACCGCCTAGCCCTCCTCGCCGTGATCATCGCGCTGATCTTCGCGGCATGCGGCGGCGCCAAACCCGTGGCCAGCGCGGAGGCGGGACCCGACGGAGGCACCGGCACGCGCACCGACGGCGATAAGCGCGCGCAGGTGATGCGCTTGTACATGGAGGCGACGCAAGCCCGGATGCGTGGCGAGCTGCCCAAAGCACTGGTGCTGTACCAGCAATGCGTGAAGTACGACCCGCAGAACGGTGCGGCCATGTTCGAGCTGTCCAAGCTTTACCACCAGGGCCAGAATTACAGCCAGGCCGTTGACTATGCCAAGCAGGCGGTAGCCGCCGATAAGAGCAACATCTGGTACCGATTCCTCCTCGCCGACCTTTATCGCCAAGGCAGCAAGCCCGAAGAGGCCATCGGGGTGTAC
Coding sequences within it:
- a CDS encoding polysaccharide biosynthesis C-terminal domain-containing protein, coding for MSALRKLAGQTAIYGLSSIVARFLNFLLTPLYTSKEVFAPDDYGVITYFLGWAAFLNIVLSFGMETTFFRYATRKDIDQPRAYGTAFHIVAFISLVFTAVVALLATPIANGMGYGAYASVVLMLGITLGLDAITAIPMARLRQENRPWRFVFINAMNVGVNIALSLFFLAYCMPKYNAGESNALIDAVYDSTFGVGYVFLAFLVASIVKMLLLLPQWPSISLREPALVRPMLVFAAPLVLAGLAGMVNEMGSRVLLKYLLPADTADAQLGVFGACYKLAVLITLFIQAFRFAAEPFFFSKAADPKAKETFARINNLFVAFCMSAFLVVMLFMDLFKWFIPNPAYWEGLRIVPIIMLANVFLGIYYNQSVWYKVTDRTRVAGTIALVGAVLTLVGNLALVPWLGYMGSAWATLICYASMTVISYVWGQQHWPVPYNVGRVLMYMAGAMVLWWGSEQLALEGPLNYAVRAAALLAFVGVVWKIERPAIRPLAT
- the dut gene encoding dUTP diphosphatase, whose translation is MTATTSEGLAIRIINKGKHPLPSYATTHSAGMDLRANLVAPIVLAPGQRALIPTGLILELPEGTEAQVRPRSGLAFKHGVTVLNAPGTIDADYRGEVGVLLINHGQLPFEVKDGERVAQLVFAPCLRATLLESADLRATERGAGGFGHTGTR
- a CDS encoding NTP transferase domain-containing protein, with product MKIIVPMAGMGKRMRPHTHTTAKPLLPIAGKPIVQRLVEDLAAVAGEPVEEVAYVVHPSFGVKVEEELMAIATAIGAKGSIHYQEVALGTAHAILCAEKALSGRVIVAFADTLFRAQLKLDKDCDGVIWVNKVEDPRPFGVVKLDGEGIITEFVEKPQTFVSDLAIIGIYYFADGERLRNEMQWLIDNDVKDKGEYQLTNAMENMKRKGARFKAGSVDVWMDCGNKNAMVDTNTKVLGFLKDAPGLVSPKARLNGSLVISPCFIGENVTLVNSIIGPNVSLEPGALVENSVVRNSILRGDSRVLDAVIDNSMIGQRAQVTGRAMDLSLSDDSTVS